One Oncorhynchus clarkii lewisi isolate Uvic-CL-2024 chromosome 28, UVic_Ocla_1.0, whole genome shotgun sequence genomic region harbors:
- the LOC139387087 gene encoding forkhead box protein Q1-like, with translation MKLEVFCGNHHNEVKSLQELCSDAEGSVRSPLSGEEELGSDGDCVAHSPPPVTPGVDGIGIGKPYIRRPKPPYSYIALIAMAIRDSTSGRLTLAEINDYLMKKFPFFRGSYTGWRNSVRHNLSLNDCFLKVLRDPSRPWGKDNYWMLNPHSEYTFADGVFRRRRKRINKKTGKEQNVSDHAADENAQVTITSTPPATKTGPSSAKFSSSFAIDSILSKPFKRQEWAEDSPTVAALPWPGYTQMMPHIMRGSPVALPHHAQSMFHVDSYAAHVLRAYGGGFYSERDNRKDSYPAEYYSKA, from the coding sequence ATGAAACTTGAAGTATTCTGTGGAAACCACCACAACGAGGTGAAATCTTTGCAGGAGCTGTGCAGCGATGCCGAGGGCAGCGTCCGCTCGCCTCTCTCCGGTGAGGAAGAGTTGGGTTCGGATGGGGACTGCGTGGCGCACAGCCCGCCACCTGTCACACCCGGCGTAGACGGCATAGGCATTGGCAAACCGTACATACGGAGACCAAAACCTCCGTACTCTTACATCGCACTGATTGCCATGGCTATCCGTGACTCAACATCTGGTCGTCTGACTCTGGCAGAGATCAATGACTATCTGATGAAAAAGTTTCCATTTTTCCGGGGCAGCTACACTGGTTGGAGAAATTCGGTGCGCCACAACTTGTCACTTAACGACTGTTTTCTAAAGGTCCTCCGGGACCCGTCCAGACCCTGGGGGAAAGACAACTACTGGATGCTGAATCCTCACAGCGAGTACACCTTCGCTGACGGAGTGTTCCGACGCAGGAGAAAGCGCATCAATAAAAAGACAGGCAAAGAGCAAAACGTCTCCGACCATGCTGCCGACGAGAACGCGCAAGTCACCATCACATCCACACCCCCAGCCACTAAAACCGGACCCAGCAGTGCCAAGTTCTCCAGTTCGTTCGCTATAGACAGTATCCTCAGCAAACCGTTCAAGAGACAGGAGTGGGCAGAGGATTCTCCCACCGTTGCTGCATTACCGTGGCCCGGTTACACTCAGATGATGCCACACATTATGAGAGGATCACCTGTCGCCTTGCCACATCACGCCCAGTCGATGTTCCATGTGGACTCATACGCTGCGCATGTGCTGAGGGCATACGGTGGTGGATTTTATTCAGAGAGGGACAATCGCAAAGACAGTTACCCCGCAGAATATTATTCAAAGGCATAA
- the LOC139387139 gene encoding forkhead box protein F2-like, with product MTTESSQQHLVPSHPLRCSPAAGVMHATPMSAQPVAESSTNASTKGKKGNSGLRRPEKPPYSYIALIVMAIQSSPTKTLTLAEIYQFLQARFPFFMGSYQGWKNSVRHNLSLNECFIKLPKGLGRPGKGHYWTIDPGSEFMFEEGSFRRRPRGFRRKCQALKPMYRMMNGIGFGASILPQNFDFQNPSASLACHANGYNLDVMGNTMPGSYDGLGGGHHVPHMSPSPGSTYMAACQVASNGDYCPDSSSSPLHTSPAAMAVGTLDCHSPYASASPYASAPSHWASPGMSPYIKQQSLASNSPTSSALHSSMSPYSLEQSYIHHNGRDSSDISVGLSRYSSPSSPVCDRKDLFLNFNGISSFHPATASGSYYHQLHHHHQSVCQDVKPCIM from the exons ATGACGACTGAGAGCTCACAGCAACATCTGGTGCCGTCTCATCCTCTGAGATGCAGCCCAGCAGCCGGAGTGATGCACGCCACACCGATGAGCGCACAGCCAGTGGCGGAGAGCTCAACAAATGCATCAACTAAAGGGAAAAAGGGCAACTCTGGCTTGAGGCGACCTGAGAAACCGCCCTATTCATACATCGCCCTCATTGTGATGGCTATCCAAAGCTCCCCGACAAAGACGCTTACTCTGGCAGAAATATATCAGTTCCTTCAGGCCCGTTTCCCGTTCTTTATGGGGTCttaccagggctggaaaaactcAGTGAGGCACAACCTGTCTTTAAACGAGTGCTTCATCAAACTGCCTAAGGGCCTCGGCAGACCAGGGAAGGGCCACTACTGGACTATAGACCCGGGCAGCGAGTTTATGTTCGAGGAGGGATCCTTCCGTCGCAGACCTCGCGGATTCCGTAGGAAATGCCAAGCTCTGAAACCAATGTATCGAATGATGAATGGCATCGGTTTTGGAGCGTCGATACTTCCCCAAAACTTTGATTTCCAGAACCCCTCCGCGTCCTTGGCATGTCATGCCAACGGTTACAACCTGGACGTGATGGGGAACACGATGCCAGGGAGCTACGACGGGCTGGGTGGAGGGCATCATGTCCCTCATATGTCACCAAGCCCCGGGTCCACCTACATGGCGGCTTGTCAGGTGGCGTCTAATGGAGACTACTGCCCGGACAGCAGTAGTAGCCCTTTGCACACCTCCCCGGCTGCGATGGCAGTGGGCACTTTGGACTGTCATTCTCCCTACGCCAGTGCTTCTCCCTACGCCAGTGCCCCCTCACACTGGGCATCACCTGGTATGTCTCCATATATCAAGCAGCAATCCCTGGCCTCAAACAGTCCCACATCCTCCGCCTTGCACTCCAGCATGTCCCCATACTCTCTGGAGCAAAGCTATATCCATCACAACGGAAGGGACTCATCTGACATTTCAG TGGGATTATCTCGATACTCAAGCCCTTCATCGCCAGTGTGTGACAGGAAAGatctttttttaaactttaacgGAATTTCTTCGTTTCACCCGGCGACTGCCAGTGGATCATACTATCACCAGCTACATCACCATCACCAGAGCGTCTGTCAGGATGTCAAGCCATGCATCATGTGA